From Aedes albopictus strain Foshan chromosome 1, AalbF5, whole genome shotgun sequence, one genomic window encodes:
- the LOC134285708 gene encoding cGMP-specific 3',5'-cyclic phosphodiesterase-like → MSAEDPTEVNHVERSVAVASGGGSNGVDVVVSDNHCHSSKNGGGDDDGDAAAGKSATTPSSPPPQPATTSSSPSMAARQESPLNNNNNNRTNGADIIGDNCCAGIPKLSSQCENGEASEVNYGLIGANSRPSTGGGSVSVCSGTAVTAEDPNLLSPNNSQRSSMSQSQSPTHHLQPPGCSPEELDEVGTFFDEHAAAIERWFRERAPPEVIAKLQSITGGGDVCKSTPRSPHRASVTSDLFQQWLASSPVKVSPVTTATAKMNYISC, encoded by the exons ATGTCGGCAGAAGATCCGACCGAAGTGAATCACGTGGAACGAAGCGTTGCTGTGGCTAGTGGCGGCGGCAGCAAtggcgtcgacgtcgtcgtcagtGACAATCATTGCCACAGCAGCAAAaacggcggcggcgacgacgacggcgatgctgCGGCAGGAAAATCGGCGACAACGCCGTCGTCACCCCCACCCCAACCGGCGACGACATCGTCATCGCCTTCAATGGCTGCCCG CCAAGAATCCCCGctcaacaacaacaataacaaccgtACTAACGGCGCCGACATAATCGGTGACAACTGTTGTGCCGGTATACCGAAGCTGTCCTCGCAGTGTGAAAATGGTGAAGCAAGTGAAGTTAATTACGGCTTAATTGGCGCCAATTCTAGACCCTCCACCGGTGGAGGCAGTGTCAGTGTTTGCTCCGGAACGGCCGTCACCGCCGAAGATCCCAACCTGCTGTCGCCGAACAACTCCCAGCGGTCCAGCATGAGCCAGTCGCAGTCGCCGACGCACCACCTGCAACCACCGGGCTGTTCCCCGGAAGAGTTGGACGAGGTGGGCACGTTCTTCGACGAACACGCGGCCGCCATCGAGCGGTGGTTCCGGGAACGGGCCCCACCCGAAGTAATCGCCAAGCTGCAGTCAATTACCGGCGGTGGCGACGTGTGCAAATCGACACCCCGGTCGCCGCACCGGGCTTCCGTCACGTCGGATTTGTTCCAGCAGTGGTTGGCGTCGTCCCCGGTTAAG